One Lentibacillus cibarius DNA window includes the following coding sequences:
- a CDS encoding FbpB family small basic protein, translating to MITISLKKRSSFEELVRKNREQILQNETFLEKIETNMETRMRESLKEDKAK from the coding sequence GTGATTACCATTTCTTTAAAGAAAAGATCTTCTTTTGAAGAACTCGTTCGGAAAAATCGTGAGCAAATTTTACAGAATGAGACATTCTTAGAAAAAATTGAAACAAATATGGAAACAAGAATGCGTGAGTCACTGAAAGAAGATAAAGCAAAATAA
- a CDS encoding HesB/YadR/YfhF family protein: protein MKLHVTDQAAKWYKEEFDAEKNDYFRLFVRYGFGGRIPGFSLGIGRDTPYSEYASTNAEGINFYIEEKDAWYFDEHNLTIQMNEQGLEPEFIYNPNEPK, encoded by the coding sequence TTGAAGCTACATGTAACAGACCAAGCAGCTAAGTGGTATAAAGAAGAATTTGATGCTGAAAAGAATGATTATTTCCGGCTTTTTGTAAGATATGGTTTCGGAGGTCGTATCCCCGGGTTCTCGCTCGGTATCGGCAGGGACACTCCGTACAGTGAATATGCCTCGACTAATGCTGAAGGTATAAACTTTTATATCGAGGAGAAAGACGCATGGTATTTTGATGAGCATAATTTGACTATTCAGATGAACGAGCAGGGACTGGAACCGGAATTCATTTATAATCCAAACGAGCCAAAATGA
- the plsY gene encoding glycerol-3-phosphate 1-O-acyltransferase PlsY, which yields MVFFIFAFIAYLLGSIPSGVIIGKLGYNIDIREYGSGNLGATNTFRILGVKAGITVTLVDILKGTTATVLPLLFDVEVFRLAIGLFAVLGHTYPLFTKFKGGKAVATSGGIILGINPVLFAMIILSFFATLYLSKYVSLSSMITGIVAIIVSALFRETGLVIVTAILTILVFYRHRENIKRIKNRTEPKITWM from the coding sequence ATGGTTTTTTTTATTTTTGCCTTCATTGCTTATTTATTAGGATCAATCCCGTCTGGTGTTATTATCGGTAAACTCGGCTATAATATAGATATCCGTGAATATGGGAGTGGTAATCTAGGTGCTACGAATACATTCCGCATTCTTGGTGTAAAAGCTGGCATTACAGTAACGTTGGTGGATATTTTAAAAGGAACCACCGCAACAGTCCTTCCACTACTATTCGATGTGGAGGTGTTCCGGCTGGCAATAGGCCTGTTTGCTGTGTTAGGCCATACTTATCCATTGTTCACTAAATTCAAAGGTGGCAAAGCAGTTGCAACGTCCGGTGGTATTATTCTTGGGATTAATCCAGTTCTGTTTGCCATGATAATCCTGTCATTTTTTGCTACACTCTATTTATCCAAGTATGTTTCCCTATCATCCATGATTACTGGGATAGTTGCAATTATCGTGTCTGCCCTTTTTAGGGAAACAGGTCTTGTTATTGTCACTGCAATTCTTACCATTCTGGTTTTTTATCGCCACCGTGAAAATATTAAACGGATCAAAAATAGGACCGAACCGAAAATTACATGGATGTAA
- the acnA gene encoding aconitate hydratase AcnA, translated as MGIDTKKQFDLNGKTYNFYQLQALEDANLGKISRLPFSIRVLLESLIRQRDGHVIKDEHIEGLSKWGSDDTVDVPFKPSRVILQDFTGVPAVVDLASLRKAMVDMGGEPNKINPEVPVDLVIDHSVQVDQYGTPNALQANMELEFERNMERYEFLHWAQKAFENYRAVPPATGIVHQVNLEYIADVVHGIENDDGTYDAFPDTLVGTDSHTTMINGLGVLGWGVGGIEAEAGMLGQPSYFPAPEVIGVKFTGNFPQGTTATDLALKVTQVLREKNVVGKFVEYFGPGLKDMPLADRATISNMAPEYGATCGFFPVDDEVLNYLRLTGRSEEQIALVEKYCKENNLWYSADQADPEYTELVEINLSELEPNLSGPKRPQDLIALSDMKEEFNKAVTAPSGNQGLGLDESEFDKEVTIEHPNGETSVMKTGAVAIAAITSCTNTSNPYVMLGAGLLAKKAVEKGLKVPEYVKTSLAPGSKVVTRYLDDSGLQEYLNQLGFNLVGYGCTTCIGNSGPLRPEIEEGISGKDLTVSSVLSGNRNFEGRIHPLVKANYLASPPLVVAYALAGTVDIDLTKEQLGTDGDGEPIYLADIWPSMDEIKDTVQSVVKPEIFRKEYETVFESNEKWNKIQTTDEPLFEWDDESTYIQNPPFFEGLSKEAGTVRPLDNLRVIGKFGDSVTTDHISPAGAIPKDMPAGQYLQEKGVSPRNFNSYGSRRGNHEVMMRGTFANIRIRNLLAQGKEGGYTTYWPTGEVMPFYDAAMKYQEDNTGLLVIGGKDYGMGSSRDWAAKGTNLLGIKTVIAESFERIHRSNLVMMGVLPLQFEQGENADKLGLTGKETYNVEIDEHVKPHDRVQVTAIDEDGNKTKFNAVARFDSDVEIDYYRHGGILQMVLRNKLK; from the coding sequence ATGGGAATTGATACGAAAAAACAGTTTGATTTGAATGGTAAAACGTATAATTTTTACCAACTACAAGCGCTTGAAGATGCAAATTTAGGAAAAATATCCCGCTTGCCTTTTTCAATCCGTGTTCTTTTAGAATCGCTCATCCGTCAACGAGATGGTCACGTGATTAAAGATGAACACATTGAAGGCTTGTCTAAATGGGGTTCAGATGACACGGTGGATGTTCCTTTTAAACCTTCTAGGGTTATTCTGCAGGATTTCACTGGAGTTCCGGCTGTTGTTGATTTAGCCTCTCTAAGAAAAGCAATGGTTGATATGGGTGGCGAACCGAACAAGATCAACCCAGAAGTTCCAGTAGATTTGGTTATTGACCACTCTGTACAGGTTGATCAGTATGGCACACCAAATGCACTGCAGGCGAATATGGAACTGGAATTTGAGCGTAATATGGAACGGTATGAGTTTCTCCACTGGGCACAGAAAGCATTTGAGAATTACCGTGCAGTTCCGCCGGCAACCGGTATTGTGCACCAGGTGAACCTGGAGTATATTGCTGATGTTGTACATGGTATTGAAAATGATGATGGAACATATGACGCATTCCCGGATACATTAGTGGGGACAGACTCACATACGACGATGATTAATGGTTTAGGCGTTCTTGGTTGGGGCGTTGGTGGAATCGAGGCAGAAGCAGGCATGCTTGGTCAGCCATCATATTTCCCTGCTCCAGAAGTTATTGGTGTTAAGTTCACCGGAAATTTCCCACAAGGAACGACTGCCACTGACTTAGCTTTAAAAGTGACCCAGGTGCTACGTGAGAAGAACGTTGTCGGAAAATTTGTGGAGTATTTCGGACCAGGGTTGAAAGACATGCCGCTTGCTGACCGTGCAACCATTTCTAATATGGCGCCCGAGTATGGTGCTACATGTGGATTTTTCCCTGTTGATGATGAAGTATTAAACTATCTCCGTTTAACAGGGCGTAGTGAAGAACAGATTGCGTTAGTAGAAAAATATTGTAAAGAAAATAATCTTTGGTATTCTGCTGACCAGGCGGACCCTGAATATACGGAACTTGTGGAAATTAACTTGTCTGAATTGGAACCAAACCTGTCCGGACCAAAACGCCCGCAGGATTTGATTGCCCTGTCAGACATGAAAGAAGAGTTTAATAAAGCTGTAACAGCACCATCTGGTAATCAAGGGCTTGGATTAGATGAATCGGAGTTCGATAAAGAAGTAACGATTGAGCACCCAAATGGCGAAACATCTGTTATGAAAACCGGTGCAGTTGCCATAGCAGCGATTACATCATGTACGAACACGTCCAACCCATACGTGATGCTTGGAGCAGGTTTACTTGCGAAAAAAGCAGTGGAAAAGGGATTAAAAGTTCCGGAATATGTAAAAACATCATTGGCACCAGGTTCAAAAGTGGTGACCCGCTACCTTGATGACTCTGGTTTACAGGAGTATCTAAATCAACTGGGCTTCAACCTTGTAGGGTACGGGTGTACAACTTGTATTGGTAACTCAGGACCACTACGTCCGGAAATTGAGGAAGGAATATCTGGCAAGGACTTAACGGTTTCTTCCGTACTGTCCGGTAACCGGAACTTTGAAGGCCGTATCCATCCGCTTGTAAAAGCAAACTATCTGGCCTCGCCGCCACTGGTCGTTGCTTATGCACTGGCTGGAACGGTAGATATAGACTTAACAAAAGAGCAACTTGGTACTGACGGTGACGGGGAACCGATTTATTTAGCGGATATCTGGCCATCGATGGATGAGATTAAAGATACTGTTCAAAGTGTTGTGAAGCCGGAAATTTTCCGCAAAGAATACGAAACTGTATTTGAATCCAATGAAAAATGGAATAAGATTCAAACAACCGATGAGCCGCTATTTGAATGGGATGATGAATCAACGTATATTCAAAATCCGCCATTCTTTGAAGGTTTGTCGAAAGAAGCCGGCACTGTGCGACCACTCGATAATCTTCGGGTTATTGGTAAGTTCGGTGATTCGGTGACAACCGACCACATATCACCTGCTGGGGCGATTCCAAAAGATATGCCGGCCGGTCAATACTTGCAGGAAAAAGGTGTTTCACCAAGAAACTTTAACTCATACGGTTCACGCCGTGGTAACCATGAAGTGATGATGCGCGGTACATTTGCGAATATTCGTATCCGTAACCTTCTGGCGCAAGGAAAAGAAGGCGGTTATACCACTTATTGGCCGACTGGTGAAGTAATGCCATTTTACGATGCCGCTATGAAATACCAAGAAGACAACACTGGATTACTTGTTATTGGTGGTAAAGATTACGGAATGGGTTCATCTCGTGACTGGGCAGCTAAAGGAACGAACCTGCTCGGTATTAAAACTGTTATTGCGGAAAGTTTTGAACGGATTCACCGCTCTAACCTTGTTATGATGGGTGTATTGCCATTGCAGTTTGAACAAGGTGAAAATGCGGATAAACTAGGACTAACCGGTAAAGAAACGTATAACGTTGAAATTGATGAACATGTTAAGCCGCATGATCGTGTACAAGTGACAGCGATTGATGAAGACGGAAACAAAACGAAATTTAATGCCGTTGCACGTTTTGACAGTGATGTAGAAATTGATTATTATCGTCACGGCGGTATTTTGCAAATGGTATTACGCAATAAGTTAAAGTGA
- the parE gene encoding DNA topoisomerase IV subunit B, producing the protein MNNEPMQYNDESIQVLEGLEAVRKRPGMYIGSTDQRGLHHLVFEVVDNAVDEALAGFGDMIKVTVHKDNSISVEDNGRGIPTGTHSTGKPTTEVIFTVLHAGGKFGQGGYKTSGGLHGVGASVVNALSEWLEVTIYRDGNKYKQRFINGGNPATSLETLGKTNKKGTVIHFKPDPAIFTTTIYNFETLSERLRESAFLLKGLKIELLDEREQQKEAYQFPDGLKSFVTYLNEEKDALHHVVSFEGQQQDIETDFAFQFNDGFAENMLSFVNHVRTRDGGTHESGARTAITRVFNDYARRNAFLKEKDKNLEGSDIREGMTAIVSVRIPEGMLQFEGQTKDKLGTTEARSVVDAVVSEKLSYFLEENPDVAGMLVKKAIKAKEAREAARKAREESRSGKKKKRKDALLSGKLTPAQSKNPKKNELYLVEGDSAGGSAKQGRDRKFQAVLPLRGKVINTEKAKIQDIFKNEEISTIVHTIGAGVGGDFDLKDVQYDKIVIMTDADTDGAHIQVLLLTFFYRYMRPLVEAGMVYIALPPLYKITKGKGKKEQTVYAWDDDEMKAAINKFKNGYIVQRYKGLGEMNADQLWETTMSPGTRTLIRVTIEDLARAERRVTTLMGDKVEPRRKWIEGHVEFGMTEDANILENDKIHS; encoded by the coding sequence ATGAATAATGAACCTATGCAGTATAACGATGAATCGATTCAGGTGCTAGAAGGGCTTGAAGCCGTTAGAAAAAGACCCGGAATGTATATTGGAAGCACTGATCAGCGCGGGCTTCACCATCTTGTGTTTGAAGTGGTGGACAACGCAGTCGATGAGGCGCTGGCTGGTTTCGGAGACATGATTAAAGTGACGGTACATAAAGATAATAGTATTTCTGTGGAAGATAACGGCAGAGGTATCCCAACCGGCACACACAGTACCGGAAAGCCTACAACTGAAGTGATTTTCACTGTTCTTCACGCTGGCGGCAAATTCGGTCAGGGCGGCTATAAAACAAGTGGAGGACTGCATGGTGTGGGTGCGTCTGTTGTCAATGCCCTTTCTGAGTGGTTGGAGGTAACAATTTATCGTGACGGCAATAAATACAAACAGCGCTTTATAAATGGAGGAAACCCCGCAACTTCACTAGAAACGTTGGGTAAAACAAATAAAAAAGGGACGGTCATTCATTTTAAACCAGATCCTGCCATTTTTACGACTACCATCTATAATTTCGAAACATTATCGGAACGTTTAAGGGAATCGGCTTTTCTCTTAAAAGGATTGAAAATCGAACTATTAGATGAGCGGGAGCAGCAAAAAGAAGCATATCAATTTCCAGACGGGCTGAAATCCTTTGTTACATACCTTAACGAAGAGAAAGACGCCCTTCATCATGTTGTTTCATTTGAAGGTCAGCAGCAGGATATTGAAACAGATTTCGCGTTCCAATTTAACGATGGGTTTGCTGAGAATATGCTTTCATTTGTCAACCATGTTCGAACCAGGGACGGAGGTACACATGAATCAGGTGCACGAACCGCAATAACCCGTGTGTTTAATGACTATGCAAGAAGAAATGCATTCCTAAAAGAAAAAGATAAGAATCTGGAAGGCTCGGATATACGGGAGGGAATGACAGCCATTGTATCAGTTCGAATCCCCGAGGGAATGCTGCAATTTGAAGGCCAGACGAAGGATAAACTCGGAACAACGGAAGCACGATCTGTCGTTGATGCTGTCGTCTCTGAGAAACTTTCCTATTTTTTGGAAGAGAATCCTGATGTTGCGGGAATGCTGGTCAAAAAAGCGATCAAAGCGAAAGAGGCACGGGAAGCGGCGAGAAAAGCACGAGAGGAATCAAGATCTGGTAAAAAGAAAAAACGCAAGGACGCGCTATTAAGCGGGAAATTGACCCCTGCTCAATCCAAAAATCCAAAGAAAAATGAATTGTATCTTGTGGAAGGTGATTCTGCTGGGGGATCGGCTAAACAGGGACGTGATCGTAAATTTCAGGCTGTCCTCCCTCTACGCGGTAAAGTAATTAATACAGAAAAAGCTAAGATCCAGGATATTTTTAAGAATGAGGAAATTTCAACAATCGTCCATACAATTGGTGCAGGTGTCGGCGGTGATTTTGATTTGAAAGATGTTCAATATGATAAAATTGTTATCATGACCGATGCGGATACTGATGGTGCACACATCCAAGTCTTGCTTTTGACATTTTTCTATCGGTATATGCGGCCATTAGTGGAGGCTGGAATGGTGTATATTGCACTCCCACCGCTCTACAAAATAACAAAAGGCAAAGGCAAGAAAGAACAAACGGTTTATGCGTGGGATGACGATGAAATGAAAGCAGCCATTAATAAATTTAAAAATGGGTACATCGTGCAGCGTTATAAAGGATTGGGAGAGATGAATGCAGATCAACTCTGGGAAACAACGATGAGCCCTGGGACAAGAACATTGATCAGGGTTACCATTGAAGACCTTGCCCGCGCCGAACGTAGAGTTACTACACTTATGGGTGATAAAGTAGAACCAAGAAGAAAATGGATTGAAGGCCATGTGGAATTTGGTATGACTGAGGATGCAAATATTTTAGAAAATGATAAGATTCATTCGTGA
- a CDS encoding ATP-binding protein, which produces MIDKYHKHHMNHDYSEENTDIPPRLHKLTSLPSPILTWIDQHLHGFITVWDEYDTIIHVSSTIEKILGYTAADVVGTKWFEKISGGDTAYIKETLDANPNTSQTFYVTIQDADGNNVHTDTIAAKIVCENKKCYYAASIQDITDQKEAEEMMIRSEKMSVAGQLAAGIAHEIRNPLTSLKGFLQLLQAGVKHKDEYYQIMVDEIEKMEAITSELLFISKPLTDHKEWESLPELIDDVITLLRSQARLKNITILREGENSLYVNCDRSQIKQVFINLLKNAIEAMDKPGYIKINYRLTQQTILIDIVDEGEGVPKEIIHKLGEPFFTTKQSGTGLGIMITKQILDRHQGDLEIMHNADNGSTFRITLPWSEVS; this is translated from the coding sequence ATGATTGACAAATATCACAAACACCATATGAACCACGATTATAGTGAAGAGAATACGGACATTCCCCCAAGGCTTCATAAATTAACTTCTTTACCTTCTCCTATCCTTACATGGATTGATCAGCATTTACATGGATTTATTACTGTCTGGGATGAATATGATACGATCATTCATGTGTCAAGTACAATTGAAAAAATATTGGGATATACTGCCGCAGATGTGGTTGGCACAAAATGGTTTGAAAAAATTTCTGGTGGAGACACGGCTTACATAAAAGAAACACTTGATGCGAACCCCAATACATCCCAGACATTTTATGTAACGATTCAGGATGCGGATGGCAATAATGTGCATACGGATACGATTGCAGCAAAAATTGTGTGTGAAAACAAAAAATGCTATTACGCAGCTTCCATACAGGATATTACGGATCAAAAAGAAGCGGAAGAGATGATGATCCGTTCTGAGAAAATGTCTGTTGCCGGTCAGCTTGCTGCAGGTATAGCACATGAAATCCGCAACCCCCTGACGTCTCTGAAAGGTTTCTTGCAACTTTTGCAGGCAGGTGTAAAACACAAAGATGAGTATTATCAAATTATGGTGGATGAAATAGAGAAGATGGAGGCGATCACATCGGAACTGTTATTTATTTCTAAGCCATTAACCGATCATAAAGAATGGGAAAGTTTACCCGAACTTATTGATGATGTCATCACATTGTTAAGGTCGCAAGCCAGACTAAAGAATATTACTATTTTGCGAGAAGGGGAAAATAGTTTGTATGTCAATTGTGACCGATCTCAGATTAAGCAGGTGTTCATCAATCTCCTGAAAAATGCAATTGAAGCGATGGATAAGCCTGGATACATAAAAATTAATTATAGGCTAACCCAACAAACAATTCTAATAGATATTGTTGATGAGGGTGAGGGTGTACCAAAAGAGATTATACATAAATTGGGTGAACCCTTTTTCACGACAAAACAATCCGGTACAGGACTAGGCATTATGATTACAAAGCAAATCCTTGACCGCCATCAAGGTGATTTGGAAATCATGCATAACGCCGATAACGGAAGTACGTTTAGAATAACGCTACCATGGTCGGAAGTGTCATAA
- the yidD gene encoding membrane protein insertion efficiency factor YidD, which produces MRYLMIGLIKFYRKAISPLKPPTCRFFPTCSEYGLEAYKRFGFIKGSFLTIKRISKCHPFHPGGVDLVPEKNKKHD; this is translated from the coding sequence ATGCGCTATTTAATGATTGGGTTGATTAAATTTTACCGGAAAGCAATCAGTCCACTAAAACCACCAACGTGCAGATTTTTCCCAACGTGTTCAGAATATGGGCTAGAGGCTTACAAACGATTCGGATTTATAAAGGGGAGTTTTCTGACCATCAAACGGATCAGCAAATGTCACCCATTTCATCCTGGTGGGGTTGATTTGGTACCAGAAAAAAATAAAAAGCACGATTAG
- a CDS encoding acyl-CoA thioesterase yields the protein MHKTHTPIEVRYQETDQMGVVYHANYLVWFEIGRTKYIESLGLSYMDMENSHIVSPVVDAQISFRKPVHYGEKATVETWLDTYDGLRTVYGYNIKKENGELAVSGTTKHVIVHKETFRPMSLRKAFPDWHEVYLQQLNGDA from the coding sequence TTGCATAAAACACATACACCAATTGAAGTAAGATATCAAGAAACAGATCAGATGGGGGTTGTTTACCATGCCAATTATTTGGTTTGGTTTGAGATCGGGCGTACAAAGTATATAGAAAGCCTGGGTCTAAGTTATATGGATATGGAAAATAGTCATATTGTTTCACCGGTTGTTGATGCACAGATTAGTTTTAGAAAACCTGTTCATTATGGCGAAAAGGCTACGGTAGAAACTTGGCTGGACACATACGATGGTTTACGTACTGTTTATGGATACAATATAAAAAAGGAAAACGGAGAGCTGGCAGTAAGTGGAACAACCAAACATGTCATTGTACACAAAGAGACCTTTCGTCCAATGTCACTCCGTAAAGCGTTCCCAGATTGGCATGAAGTATATTTGCAGCAACTAAATGGTGATGCTTAA
- a CDS encoding CcdC family protein — protein sequence MWLVGSTVVAAFMAVTMIFVRLKASKKPASVKKILLPPIFMSTGALMFLFPVFQVSWMEVVEAVLVGMVFSIFLIKTSKFEVRKNDIYLIPSKSFVFILFALLIVRIVIKLVIGATIAVGETSGMFFLLAFGMIVSWRLAMLYKFKKLEKKLEYAKG from the coding sequence ATGTGGCTGGTGGGGAGTACAGTTGTCGCAGCTTTCATGGCTGTGACCATGATATTTGTTCGTTTAAAAGCCTCGAAAAAACCGGCATCGGTCAAAAAAATATTGTTGCCTCCAATATTTATGAGTACTGGGGCACTCATGTTTCTATTTCCTGTGTTCCAGGTAAGCTGGATGGAAGTGGTTGAAGCTGTTTTGGTAGGCATGGTTTTTTCTATTTTCCTTATCAAGACGTCAAAATTTGAAGTAAGGAAAAATGACATTTATTTGATACCTTCCAAGTCATTTGTTTTTATATTGTTTGCGTTATTGATTGTTAGAATTGTTATAAAACTTGTCATCGGAGCAACCATTGCTGTAGGTGAGACAAGCGGGATGTTTTTTTTGCTCGCATTTGGCATGATTGTATCCTGGCGGCTGGCAATGTTGTATAAGTTTAAAAAACTGGAAAAGAAATTAGAATATGCAAAAGGTTAA
- a CDS encoding DUF2621 family protein → MSVIGDILIVLWGFLLLGLMGVGGFFMFRKFLKKWPKEDGVSAMDWEEYYIEQTKHMWMDEQKELLEDLVSPVPELFRDVAKQKIAGKIGEVALRKKRKIITQDILIEGYILATPKRDHKFLRKKLNQRKIDISPYEYLFEPE, encoded by the coding sequence ATGTCGGTAATCGGGGATATTCTGATTGTTCTGTGGGGGTTTCTGCTATTGGGCCTTATGGGGGTCGGCGGATTTTTCATGTTCCGCAAATTCCTGAAAAAGTGGCCGAAAGAAGATGGCGTTTCAGCGATGGACTGGGAGGAATACTATATTGAACAAACAAAGCATATGTGGATGGACGAGCAAAAAGAATTACTAGAAGACCTCGTATCTCCTGTTCCCGAATTGTTCCGTGACGTCGCAAAGCAAAAGATAGCCGGTAAAATCGGTGAAGTTGCACTGCGAAAGAAACGAAAAATCATCACTCAAGACATCCTTATCGAAGGTTATATTTTGGCGACACCAAAACGTGACCACAAATTTTTACGCAAAAAACTGAATCAGCGAAAGATCGATATCTCCCCATATGAATATTTATTTGAACCGGAATGA
- the tlp gene encoding small acid-soluble spore protein Tlp, with translation MSDKYEPKPDDRSDNVEKLQNMVQDTIENIEEAHETMEYSSGEQKEQIKAKNKRREEAIESMRQEIKDEAKK, from the coding sequence ATGTCTGATAAGTATGAACCAAAGCCGGATGACCGCAGTGATAATGTAGAAAAGCTGCAAAATATGGTACAGGATACAATTGAAAATATTGAAGAGGCACATGAAACAATGGAATACAGTTCAGGTGAACAAAAAGAGCAAATCAAAGCCAAAAATAAGCGCCGTGAAGAAGCGATTGAAAGTATGCGCCAAGAAATAAAGGATGAAGCGAAAAAGTAG